The Synergistaceae bacterium region AGCTGAAAAATTCATCGCCGCCTATTACGAGGACGCCGACGCCCTTGGAATCAAACGTGCGACGGTAAACCCGCGTGCCACCCATGAAATAGATGAGATCATAAAGATAGTCGGTATACTTGTTGAGAAAGGTCACGCCTATGAGGTTGACGGTGATGTCTACTTTGATGTGGAGAGTTTTCCGGATTACGGCAAACTCTCCAAACAGAGCGTCGACGAGCTTCAGTCAGGTGCGCGCATAGAAGTTGACGAGAGAAAGAAAAACCCGCTTGACTTTGCGCTGTGGAAAGCATGCAAACCAGGAGAACCTTTCTGGGAGAGCCCTTGGGGTCGCGGCCGTCCGGGATGGCACATCGAATGCAGTGCTATGTCCACTAAATATCTGGGAGATACTATTGACATACACGGCGGCGGAAGCGATCTTATCTTCCCCCATCACGAGAATGAAATTGCTCAGTCGGAGTGTGCCTTCGGCTGCCAGTTCGTCAAATACTGGCTCCATAACGCATATCTGATGATAGACAGGGAGAAGATGTCCAAATCTCTCGGCAACTTTAAGACTGTGCGGGATATACGCAAGATGTTCAATCCGCTTGTGCTGCGTTATTTCCTTATCAGCGCACACTACCGCTCGCCCATCAACTTTTCCAAAGAGGGGCTTGACCAGGCCCAGAGTGCACTTGAAAGGCTCAGCAACTCCTGTTCCGACCTCAAGTTCGCTCTTGCAAACCGTAAGCATGGAGAAAAGGACGAGGAACTTACCGCTGCTGTTAAAAAAGCATCTGATGGCTTTAAAGAGGCGATGGACGACGATTTTAACACGGCTGGGGCGCTCGGTTCCGTTTTTGATGCAGTCAGAGCAGTAAATGTCCACCTTACGGAGCATGACGATGCCGATATGTCCGGACTGAGGGCCGCCCTTGGTTTTCTGAACATGGCTGACAACATACTCGGATTCTTCCCTGCCGAAGAAAAGAACAGTATGGAAGAATCCGAGATAGAGGTTCTTATTTTAGAACGTAACGAGGCAAGAAAGGCCAAGAACTTTGCACGTTCGGATGAGATAAGGGATCAGCTTGCGTCTCGCGGGATCATCATTGAAGATACTCCGCAGGGAACTCGCTGGAAAAAGCAGCTGCAGTCTGTTTAAAGCAGGATCAAAGTCCTGGCCTCCGCCACCGTCATCCACATGTTCACAGTAAAACTTGACTGCTCCAAAAAATGATCCAACTGCAGCCCCAATCGAGGTTTGAGTATTTAAGCTTAAAACTGTTTTTAAAAAAGCCGGTTTCAGGATTTTTTATTATTCCCTTGCCGGCTTCGAAACTTATCTGTTATATGCAAACGATAATTATAATTTAGAGGAACGATACCGAGGAAGAGGCTGCTCCGTATTTGATACCGCTGATCTCATCCAGTTTCTGGATATTGTGTATTGCGTCTATATAGCGTATTGTGCCGCTCTTAGCGCGCATTACCAAGGATGAAGTATACACAGCTTCTCCATCGTAACGGACACCCTTGAGCCAGTCTCCGTCAGTAACGCCAGTCGCCGCAAAGAACACGTTGTTTGATGAGACAAGGTCGTTAAGGTACAGTACTTTGTTGACATCCATCCCCTTCTCCTTGCATTTCTCACGCTCCTCGTCGTTGCGGGGCCATAGTTTGCACTGCATATTACCGCCGACACATTTCACCGCGCAAGCCGTTATTACTGCTTCCGGCGAACCGCCGATACCCATAAGAAGGTCGATACCGGAAAGAGGCTTGCACGTTGAAAGCGCGCCGGCGATGTCGCCATCCGGGATCAGGCGGATACGAGCGTGGATCTCGCGTATTTCTTTGATAAGTTCTTCGTGGCGTGGCCTGTCCAGTATTATTACTGTTACGTCCTCGACAGATTTTCTGAGCGCTTTTGCAACTGCTCTGATGTTATCTGTCGGGGTCGCTTCGATGTTGATAACATGAGCGGCAAACGGACCGGTAGCGATTTTGTTCATGTAAAAAATATGCTGGGGATTATACATCGTACCTCGATCTGCAAAAGCGACTACGCTGACTGCGTTTGGAAGTCCCTGTGCCGTAAGGCGTGTTCCGTCAATAGGATCGACAGCTATATCGACCTGAGGATCGCAGCCGTCTCCAA contains the following coding sequences:
- the cysS gene encoding cysteine--tRNA ligase — protein: MALVVYNDLTRKKEAFDTVEKGKVRFYVCGPTVYDYFHIGNARPFVLFDVFRRYLESCGYEVKYVQNFTDIDDKMIKRANEMGITVSELAEKFIAAYYEDADALGIKRATVNPRATHEIDEIIKIVGILVEKGHAYEVDGDVYFDVESFPDYGKLSKQSVDELQSGARIEVDERKKNPLDFALWKACKPGEPFWESPWGRGRPGWHIECSAMSTKYLGDTIDIHGGGSDLIFPHHENEIAQSECAFGCQFVKYWLHNAYLMIDREKMSKSLGNFKTVRDIRKMFNPLVLRYFLISAHYRSPINFSKEGLDQAQSALERLSNSCSDLKFALANRKHGEKDEELTAAVKKASDGFKEAMDDDFNTAGALGSVFDAVRAVNVHLTEHDDADMSGLRAALGFLNMADNILGFFPAEEKNSMEESEIEVLILERNEARKAKNFARSDEIRDQLASRGIIIEDTPQGTRWKKQLQSV
- the glpX gene encoding class II fructose-bisphosphatase; protein product: MAVPDRNMALEMVRATEAAAMSAGRWMGRGDKNGVDGAAVNAMRFMLNNVHMDGKVVIGEGEKDEAPMLFNGEKLGDGCDPQVDIAVDPIDGTRLTAQGLPNAVSVVAFADRGTMYNPQHIFYMNKIATGPFAAHVINIEATPTDNIRAVAKALRKSVEDVTVIILDRPRHEELIKEIREIHARIRLIPDGDIAGALSTCKPLSGIDLLMGIGGSPEAVITACAVKCVGGNMQCKLWPRNDEEREKCKEKGMDVNKVLYLNDLVSSNNVFFAATGVTDGDWLKGVRYDGEAVYTSSLVMRAKSGTIRYIDAIHNIQKLDEISGIKYGAASSSVSFL